From one Papilio machaon chromosome 16, ilPapMach1.1, whole genome shotgun sequence genomic stretch:
- the LOC123721797 gene encoding uncharacterized protein LOC123721797, whose translation MFIAQINVEACSSVRAIKYICKYINKGSDQAIFNFRNTEAANSIDEVRTYQSGRYVSSNEAVWRLLGFPLHERNPTVKHLNAHLENGEHVFFTVNNFQERLSSPPKTTLTAFLTSVPNMNLHVLFFMLRYRDIILYLEYNKERMETPNSRST comes from the coding sequence atgtttattgcCCAAATAAATGTTGAGGCTTGCAGTTCAGTACGGgctattaaatatatctgcaagtatattaataaaggcAGCGACCAAgctattttcaatttcagaaACACAGAGGCCGCTAATTCCATAGATGAAGTACGTACGTATCAGTCTGGACGTTATGTCAGTAGCAACGAAGCTGTATGGCGGCTCTTAGGATTTCCGTTACATGAGAGGAACCCAACCGTCAAACATCTCAATGCGCACCTAGAAAATGGTGAACATGTCTTTTttacagtaaataattttcaagaaaGATTGTCTTCTCCTCCAAAAACGACACTTACTGCTTTTTTGACCTCTGTGCCAAATATGAATTTGCACGTACTCTTCTTTATGTTGAGGTACCgagatataatattatacttggAATACAACAAGGAAAGAATGGAAACGCCAAATTCAAGGAGTACCTGA
- the LOC123721796 gene encoding uncharacterized protein LOC123721796 has product MGHNPGRVQQLWEKYKNDMADDIFHRLKEQNPDASYNDLIYNDALTKVEDQVITITGKDLTDFGMIRPQRTREVSSDLMRELDYDTVSLRQQISEARPLLNSEQKIIFNTIIQKVASDQGGLFFLDVPGGTGKTFLLNSLLAQIRKDKGVAVAVASSGIAATLLSGGRTAHSVLKLPLNLAHEEIPICNISKSSERGRMLQQCKLLVWEECTMSHKRAIEPLDRTMKNIKGNQDTMGGMVVLLAGDFRQTLPVKGTPADEINACLKASVLRVHVKKFCLTTNMRVQLHNDSQAGQYAAALLKIGEDCMPTDNSGMITLRHEFCQIVDSTDATQRHYSTRTKSRAQLVFM; this is encoded by the coding sequence ATGGGACATAACCCTGGAAGAGTTCAACAATTGtgggaaaaatataaaaatgatatggCGGATGATATTTTCCACAGATTGAAAGAACAGAACCCTGATGCTTCATACAATGACTTAATTTACAATGACGCGTTAACAAAGGTTGAAGATCAAGTGATTACTATTACTGGAAAAGATTTAACCGATTTTGGAATGATCAGACCACAAAGAACTAGAGAAGTAAGTAGTGATTTAATGCGAGAATTAGATTACGATACTGTTTCTTTGAGGCAACAAATATCGGAAGCTCGTCCACTTTTAAATTCAgagcaaaaaataatttttaacacaataatTCAAAAAGTTGCAAGTGACCAAGGAGGTTTGTTCTTTTTAGACGTTCCAGGAGGCACTggaaaaacttttcttttaaattcattgctAGCCCAAATACGTAAAGATAAAGGAGTTGCTGTTGCAGTAGCTTCCTCTGGAATAGCTGCTACGCTACTTAGCGGGGGACGAACAGCGCACTCGGTTCTAAAACTACCATTGAATTTAGCTCATGAGGAAATTCCAATATGCAACATTAGCAAAAGCAGTGAGCGCGGAAGAATGTTACAGCAGTGTAAGCTGTTGGTTTGGGAAGAATGTACCATGTCCCACAAAAGAGCAATCGAACCACTAGATCGCACCATGAAGAATATTAAAGGTAATCAGGATACCATGGGAGGGATGGTTGTACTTTTAGCTGGTGACTTTAGACAGACCCTTCCGGTTAAAGGTACCCCGGCAGATGAAATAAATGCCTGTTTGAAAGCATCTGTATTAAGGGTACAcgtaaaaaagttttgtctCACTACAAACATGAGAGTACAACTTCATAATGATTCTCAAGCAGGGCAATATGCCGCTGCTCTTCTAAAAATCGGAGAAGATTGTATGCCAACTGATAATAGCGGCATGATTACATTAAGACATGAGTTCTGTCAAATTGTCGATAGCACAGATGCTACCCAAAGACactattccacgcggacgaagtcgcgggcacagctagtttttatgtaa